Proteins encoded by one window of Streptomyces uncialis:
- a CDS encoding YcaO-like family protein, with protein MSAVEPLPRSAGSGGSARTAEPGPSPVWPVQVVSPFPDAPRFVLGRTAARSSAFTPNDAAGGRTVLIGAATGTDRADVARRARGELMERMHNVLSGHRAREGAVVASYASLRRRGTAALDPCSWAELRSLTHLREAAMPWVTGTSLTGGGQVLVPACAVYLAHRPPAGCPAPLRPGSTGLAAHDTAARAREHAVLEILERDLLWHAWYADAPRRSPRGPAPLDEELRRVLVVLGLRERCLVLPGPGGISCVVACVHIGDGTQQSFGARATSGALGPAAVSAVREALMVRWSMGTASARTVWARMREQAPDRQPSGPLEHALHTFHRQDSLTALLRGATWEPWTTTARGPVGEPRSTARASAADPWATAHDSSEDPWMTEPDSAEDPRVTTRGLAGDLRVTARGSSGNPGAAGHDPVRDPGVTAPGPAEAAPRLLAERTGEDVVEVDTSVSAADGGRAVVVRVIAPGARRMPVDEPDRAALALPAGNARRHPPHPLG; from the coding sequence ATGAGCGCGGTCGAACCCCTCCCCCGGTCCGCGGGGTCCGGCGGGTCCGCCCGTACCGCCGAGCCGGGGCCGTCCCCGGTCTGGCCGGTGCAGGTGGTGTCGCCGTTCCCCGACGCGCCGCGGTTCGTGCTCGGCCGGACCGCCGCGCGCAGCAGCGCCTTCACGCCGAACGACGCGGCAGGCGGGCGTACGGTCCTGATCGGGGCGGCCACCGGCACCGATCGCGCGGATGTGGCGCGGCGGGCCCGGGGCGAGTTGATGGAGCGTATGCACAACGTCCTGTCCGGGCACCGGGCGCGTGAGGGGGCCGTCGTCGCGTCGTACGCGTCGCTGCGGCGCCGGGGTACGGCCGCGCTGGATCCCTGTTCCTGGGCGGAGTTGCGCTCGCTCACGCATCTGCGGGAGGCGGCGATGCCGTGGGTCACGGGCACCTCGCTGACCGGCGGCGGTCAGGTGCTCGTCCCCGCGTGTGCGGTGTACCTGGCGCATCGCCCGCCCGCCGGATGTCCGGCGCCGCTGCGGCCCGGTTCCACCGGGCTCGCCGCGCATGACACCGCCGCGCGGGCCCGGGAGCACGCCGTGCTGGAGATACTCGAACGGGACCTGCTCTGGCACGCCTGGTACGCCGACGCGCCCCGGCGGTCGCCGCGAGGCCCCGCGCCGCTCGACGAGGAGCTTCGGCGGGTGCTCGTCGTGCTGGGGCTGCGGGAGCGGTGCCTGGTACTGCCCGGTCCCGGGGGTATCTCGTGCGTGGTGGCCTGTGTGCACATAGGTGACGGCACCCAGCAGAGTTTCGGGGCGCGTGCCACCTCCGGGGCGCTCGGCCCGGCCGCGGTGTCCGCCGTACGTGAGGCGCTGATGGTCCGCTGGAGCATGGGAACCGCGAGCGCCCGTACCGTGTGGGCCCGGATGCGGGAGCAAGCGCCGGACCGGCAGCCGAGCGGACCGCTGGAGCACGCCCTGCACACCTTCCACCGCCAGGACAGTCTCACCGCACTGCTGCGCGGCGCCACCTGGGAGCCCTGGACGACGACGGCGCGTGGTCCCGTCGGGGAACCCCGGTCGACAGCACGCGCTTCCGCCGCCGACCCCTGGGCTACGGCGCACGATTCGTCCGAGGACCCCTGGATGACGGAGCCGGACTCCGCCGAAGACCCCCGGGTGACGACACGTGGTCTCGCCGGGGACCTCCGGGTGACGGCACGTGGTTCCTCCGGGAACCCTGGGGCTGCGGGGCACGATCCTGTCCGGGACCCCGGGGTGACAGCACCCGGCCCCGCCGAGGCCGCCCCGCGTCTGCTCGCCGAGCGGACCGGCGAGGACGTCGTCGAGGTCGACACCTCCGTCTCCGCGGCCGACGGCGGCCGGGCGGTGGTGGTGCGGGTGATCGCCCCCGGCGCCCGCCGGATGCCCGTCGACGAACCGGACCGGGCGGCCCTCGCCCTCCCCGCCGGGAACGCCCGGCGGCATCCTCCGCACCCCCTCGGCTGA
- a CDS encoding class I SAM-dependent DNA methyltransferase, which produces MSAPVSLQAPGPAEPAGAASYARRFADRYDTWFGRKGLTNDTVGLLARLAGSGTALELGVGTGRIALPLARRGVRVEGVDASPEMAARLAARPGGEHIPVTIGDFTRLPSDGRTVDVAFLAGGTFFELPTQEDQSRCFRHAAALIGDDGAFVLDAIVPEVLIGAEWSRGHVVPETGEDLVVLYRRFDSAAQRYHSHYAITPADGSGNVHIHVAFRYAGAGELDLMARAAGLELRERYGSWGGAPFRDGCPYHVSVYRPAR; this is translated from the coding sequence ATGTCCGCGCCCGTGTCCCTTCAGGCCCCCGGCCCGGCGGAACCCGCCGGGGCCGCCTCGTACGCGCGGCGATTCGCCGACCGCTACGACACCTGGTTCGGCAGGAAGGGCCTGACGAACGACACCGTCGGCCTCCTGGCGCGGCTCGCCGGGTCCGGTACCGCGCTGGAACTGGGCGTGGGCACCGGCCGGATCGCGCTGCCGCTGGCGCGGCGCGGTGTCCGCGTGGAGGGCGTCGACGCCTCACCGGAGATGGCGGCCCGGCTGGCGGCGCGGCCCGGCGGCGAGCACATCCCGGTGACCATCGGTGACTTCACCCGGCTGCCGTCGGACGGACGCACGGTCGACGTGGCCTTCCTCGCCGGGGGGACGTTCTTCGAACTCCCCACCCAGGAGGACCAGTCGCGGTGCTTCCGCCATGCGGCGGCGCTGATCGGCGACGACGGCGCGTTCGTGCTGGACGCGATCGTCCCCGAGGTGCTGATCGGCGCGGAATGGTCGCGCGGCCATGTGGTGCCCGAGACGGGCGAGGACCTGGTCGTGCTCTACCGCCGGTTCGACAGTGCCGCGCAGCGCTACCACTCGCACTACGCGATCACACCCGCCGACGGAAGCGGCAATGTGCACATCCATGTCGCCTTCCGCTACGCGGGCGCCGGTGAACTGGACCTGATGGCGAGGGCGGCCGGGCTGGAACTGCGCGAGCGGTACGGGAGTTGGGGCGGGGCGCCCTTCCGGGACGGCTGCCCGTACCACGTGTCGGTCTACCGGCCCGCGCGCTGA
- a CDS encoding hemerythrin domain-containing protein, with the protein MSERETTRLVAWSKELRQVHHRLRRALEVTRASLTDGTTGEAATRELLLYCRGFCAALDSHHKGEDRTLFPAIAAAHPELRPVLRSLEQDHSMIAHLLGGLQAAVERAAPPEELDLHLEGISALMENHFRYEERQLLTVLETLELTAAPGDVLGPL; encoded by the coding sequence GTGTCTGAGCGCGAGACGACCAGGCTCGTGGCCTGGAGCAAAGAACTCCGTCAGGTGCACCACCGGCTGCGGCGAGCGCTGGAAGTGACCCGCGCGTCCCTCACTGACGGCACCACCGGTGAGGCCGCCACCCGTGAACTGCTGTTGTACTGCCGTGGTTTCTGCGCGGCTCTCGACAGCCATCACAAGGGCGAGGACCGCACCCTGTTCCCGGCCATCGCGGCCGCGCATCCGGAGCTGCGCCCGGTACTGCGTTCGCTGGAGCAGGACCATTCGATGATCGCCCACCTGCTGGGCGGCCTCCAGGCGGCAGTCGAACGGGCCGCGCCTCCCGAGGAACTCGATCTGCACCTCGAAGGCATCTCCGCGCTCATGGAGAACCACTTCCGTTACGAGGAACGGCAGTTGCTCACCGTGCTCGAAACCCTTGAGCTGACAGCCGCGCCCGGGGATGTGCTGGGCCCGCTGTGA